A section of the Anabaena cylindrica PCC 7122 genome encodes:
- the tatC gene encoding twin-arginine translocase subunit TatC, with protein sequence MTPLSDVDTINSPDMDMEGYENSDDNPLDELPDEVEMSFFDHLEELRQRIFYSLIVVVVAVIGCFVAVKPLVQLLEVPAHGIKFLQLAPGEYFFVSIKVAGYSGVVLASPFILYQIMQFVLPGLTRRERRLLGPVVLGSSVLFVGGLVFAYLLLIPAALQFFISYGADVVEQLWSIEKYFEFVLLLLFSTGLAFQIPIIQLLLGNLGIVSSEKMVAGWRFVIMGAVVLGAVLTPSTDPLTQSLLAGAVLGLYFGGVGLVKLTGK encoded by the coding sequence ATGACACCTTTATCAGATGTGGATACTATCAATTCCCCTGACATGGACATGGAAGGATACGAAAACTCTGACGATAATCCCCTTGATGAGTTGCCAGATGAGGTCGAAATGTCCTTTTTTGACCATCTTGAGGAGTTGCGGCAACGGATTTTCTATTCTTTAATTGTTGTTGTAGTGGCTGTTATCGGTTGTTTTGTTGCTGTTAAACCCCTGGTTCAGTTGCTAGAAGTCCCCGCCCATGGGATTAAATTTCTCCAACTAGCACCGGGAGAATATTTTTTTGTGTCTATCAAAGTTGCTGGTTACAGTGGTGTGGTGCTTGCTAGTCCCTTTATTCTTTACCAAATTATGCAGTTTGTGCTTCCCGGACTGACACGCCGTGAACGCCGTTTGTTGGGGCCTGTAGTTTTAGGGTCTAGTGTGTTGTTTGTAGGTGGGTTAGTATTTGCTTATTTATTACTTATTCCCGCAGCGTTGCAATTTTTTATTAGCTACGGTGCAGATGTTGTAGAACAATTGTGGTCGATTGAAAAATATTTTGAATTTGTACTGTTGCTTTTGTTCAGTACTGGGTTAGCATTTCAAATACCAATTATTCAATTATTATTAGGTAATTTAGGGATTGTTTCTTCTGAAAAAATGGTGGCTGGTTGGCGTTTTGTAATTATGGGAGCAGTAGTTTTAGGAGCAGTTCTCACACCTTCTACTGATCCTCTCACTCAAAGTCTTTTAGCAGGGGCTGTTTTAGGTCTTTATTTTGGTGGTGTTGGTTTAGTTAAACTTACAGGAAAATAA
- a CDS encoding phosphoketolase family protein, giving the protein MTITSTPQIKPLSDTELQKINAYWRAANYLSVGQIYLLDNPLLREPLKQEHVKPRLLGHWGTTPGLNFIYAHLNRVIKKYDLSTIYIAGPGHGGPGLVANTYLEGTYSEYYPNISQDAGGMQKLFKQFSFPGGIPSHVAPETPGSIHEGGELGYALVHAFGAAFDNPDLIVAAVVGDGEAETGALATSWHSNKFLNPVTDGAVLPILHLNGYKIANPTVLARIPHDELESLFIGYGYKPYFVEGADPAEVHQKMAAVLDIIIPEIQGIQREARVHGFKERPQWPMIILRTPKGWTGPKEVDGKKTEDYWRSHQVPFGDIAGKPEHLQLLEDWMKSYKPEELFDVNGTLLPELAELAPQGQRRMGDNPHANGGIVLRDLIMPEFEDYAVSVPSPGKAIAEATKVSGKFLRDIMKLNQESRNFRVFGPDETASNRLDPILEVTNRTWVAEILPEDDHLSANGRIMEMLSETNCQGWLEGYLLTGRHGFFSCYEAFIHIIDSMFNQHAKWLKTTLDIPWRRPIASLNYLLTSHVWRQDHNGFSHQDPGFIDHVINKKAEIVRVYLPPDANTLLSVTDHCLRSRHYVNVIVAGKQPALQYLDMDSAIKHCTKGLGIWEWASSDLDGETDVVMACAGDIPTLETLAAVDILRQNFPDLKVRVVNVVNLMKLQPQSEHPHGLSSKDFDIIFTTDKPIIFAFHGYPWLIHRLTYRHTNHKNIHVRGYKEEGTTTTPFDMVVMNDLDRFHLVMDVIDRVPKLASKAAYVKQKLQDKLIEHKHYIETHGEDMPEIRDWKWLY; this is encoded by the coding sequence ATGACCATTACCAGCACTCCACAAATAAAGCCATTATCAGATACAGAATTACAGAAAATCAACGCCTATTGGCGTGCAGCCAATTATCTTTCTGTTGGGCAAATATACCTCCTCGACAATCCCCTACTGAGAGAACCACTCAAACAAGAACACGTCAAACCCCGGCTGTTAGGACACTGGGGAACCACACCAGGACTCAACTTTATTTATGCCCACCTCAACAGAGTCATTAAAAAGTACGATTTAAGTACAATTTACATAGCAGGCCCCGGTCATGGTGGACCCGGACTTGTTGCTAACACTTACTTAGAAGGAACTTACAGCGAATATTACCCCAACATCTCCCAAGATGCTGGAGGGATGCAAAAACTATTCAAGCAATTCTCATTTCCTGGTGGTATTCCTAGCCACGTTGCGCCAGAAACTCCGGGTTCTATTCATGAAGGGGGAGAACTGGGTTATGCGTTAGTTCACGCCTTTGGTGCTGCTTTTGATAACCCTGATTTAATCGTCGCTGCGGTTGTTGGTGATGGTGAAGCAGAAACAGGCGCTTTAGCTACTAGCTGGCATTCTAACAAATTCCTCAACCCCGTTACTGATGGTGCAGTTTTACCAATTCTGCATTTGAATGGATATAAAATTGCGAATCCCACAGTATTGGCACGGATACCTCATGATGAACTAGAAAGCCTATTTATCGGCTATGGTTATAAACCTTACTTTGTGGAAGGTGCTGATCCTGCGGAAGTTCATCAAAAAATGGCAGCAGTATTAGATATTATTATTCCCGAAATTCAAGGTATCCAAAGAGAAGCACGGGTACATGGATTTAAGGAACGACCGCAATGGCCAATGATTATTTTGCGAACTCCTAAAGGTTGGACTGGTCCGAAGGAAGTTGACGGCAAAAAAACAGAAGATTATTGGCGATCGCACCAAGTGCCTTTTGGTGATATAGCTGGTAAACCGGAACATCTGCAACTTCTAGAAGATTGGATGAAGAGTTACAAACCAGAAGAACTCTTTGATGTTAACGGTACACTACTTCCTGAACTCGCAGAACTAGCACCCCAAGGTCAACGCCGCATGGGAGATAACCCCCACGCCAACGGCGGTATTGTGCTGCGTGACTTGATTATGCCCGAATTTGAAGATTATGCTGTATCTGTTCCTTCTCCTGGTAAGGCGATCGCAGAAGCTACTAAAGTTAGTGGTAAATTCCTGCGGGATATCATGAAACTCAACCAGGAAAGCCGCAACTTCCGCGTCTTTGGCCCTGATGAAACCGCATCAAATCGTCTTGATCCAATATTAGAAGTCACAAACCGTACTTGGGTAGCCGAAATTCTCCCAGAAGATGACCACCTATCAGCCAACGGTCGAATCATGGAAATGCTTAGTGAAACCAACTGTCAAGGCTGGTTAGAAGGTTATCTTCTCACAGGTCGTCATGGTTTCTTCTCCTGTTATGAAGCATTTATTCACATCATTGATTCCATGTTCAACCAACACGCCAAATGGTTGAAAACAACTCTGGACATTCCCTGGAGAAGACCGATAGCATCTCTTAACTATCTGCTAACTTCTCATGTTTGGCGACAAGACCACAATGGTTTTTCACACCAAGACCCAGGTTTTATTGACCACGTAATTAATAAAAAAGCCGAAATTGTTCGCGTCTATTTACCACCTGATGCAAATACTTTGCTATCAGTTACCGACCATTGTTTAAGAAGTCGTCATTATGTCAATGTCATCGTTGCCGGAAAGCAGCCAGCATTACAATATTTAGACATGGATTCGGCAATTAAACATTGCACCAAAGGCTTAGGTATTTGGGAATGGGCTAGTAGTGATTTAGATGGGGAAACAGATGTAGTTATGGCCTGTGCTGGAGATATTCCTACCTTGGAAACTCTAGCAGCAGTAGACATCCTGCGTCAAAATTTCCCAGATTTAAAAGTACGGGTAGTGAATGTAGTTAATTTGATGAAACTACAGCCACAAAGTGAACATCCCCACGGTTTAAGCAGCAAAGATTTTGATATTATTTTCACAACCGATAAACCAATTATCTTTGCTTTTCATGGTTATCCTTGGTTAATTCATCGCCTTACTTATCGTCATACTAACCACAAAAATATTCATGTCCGTGGTTATAAGGAAGAGGGAACAACAACGACACCTTTTGATATGGTGGTGATGAATGATTTAGATAGATTCCATTTGGTTATGGATGTTATTGACCGTGTACCAAAATTAGCTTCTAAAGCTGCTTATGTGAAGCAAAAACTGCAAGATAAGTTGATTGAACATAAGCATTATATCGAGACTCACGGTGAAGATATGCCAGAAATCCGCGATTGGAAGTGGCTTTATTAG
- the hrcA gene encoding heat-inducible transcriptional repressor HrcA, with translation MQVQLTNRQQHILWATVRHYIATAEPVGSKALIEEFDLGVSSATIRNVMGVLEKSGLLYQPHTSAGRIPSDSGYRTYVDQLITPSFRDGTRTEALTKEVEAALQQLRPWEDWSLEALLQGAAQILATLSGCITLITMPQPTTAQLRHLQLVQIEPGTVMLIVVTDGYETHSKVMDLFTASSETKPDPEVIDHELQIVSNFLNSHLRGRSLLELAKLDWSELDQEFQRYGEFLKNSIAELTRRTLAPTATQIMVRGVGEVLRQPEFSQLQQVQTIIHLLEEEQEQLWRLICEEPETKEIGKSRVTIRIGAENPLEPIRGCTLISSTYRRGSVPVGSVGVLGPTRLDYESAIAVVAAAADYLSEAFS, from the coding sequence ATGCAAGTCCAGCTGACAAATCGACAACAGCATATACTTTGGGCAACTGTACGCCACTACATTGCTACGGCAGAGCCGGTTGGCTCTAAAGCTCTAATTGAGGAGTTTGACCTTGGTGTTAGTTCTGCAACTATTCGCAATGTCATGGGTGTTTTAGAAAAATCTGGGTTACTTTACCAACCACACACTTCAGCAGGGAGGATACCTTCTGATTCTGGTTATCGCACTTATGTTGATCAACTAATTACACCTTCTTTTCGAGATGGTACACGAACAGAAGCTTTAACTAAAGAGGTAGAAGCAGCATTACAACAACTTCGACCTTGGGAAGATTGGAGTTTGGAAGCTTTATTGCAAGGTGCTGCACAAATTTTAGCAACTTTGAGTGGCTGCATTACTTTGATTACCATGCCACAACCGACTACTGCACAGTTACGACATTTGCAATTAGTGCAGATTGAACCTGGCACAGTCATGCTGATTGTAGTGACAGATGGTTATGAAACGCATTCTAAGGTGATGGATTTATTCACAGCGTCGTCAGAAACTAAACCTGATCCTGAGGTAATTGATCATGAGTTGCAAATTGTATCCAATTTTCTAAATAGCCACTTACGCGGACGTAGTTTGTTGGAGTTAGCCAAACTTGACTGGAGTGAGTTAGATCAAGAGTTCCAACGCTATGGTGAATTCTTGAAAAATTCAATTGCAGAGTTGACGCGTCGCACTTTAGCACCAACTGCAACACAAATTATGGTGCGTGGGGTAGGGGAAGTTTTGCGTCAGCCAGAATTTTCTCAATTACAGCAAGTGCAAACTATTATCCATCTTTTGGAAGAAGAACAAGAACAGTTGTGGCGTTTAATCTGTGAGGAACCAGAAACTAAGGAAATTGGTAAGTCAAGGGTGACAATTCGTATTGGTGCAGAAAACCCACTAGAACCAATTCGTGGTTGCACTTTAATTTCTTCTACCTATCGTCGGGGTTCTGTACCAGTGGGGAGTGTGGGAGTTTTGGGGCCAACTCGTTTAGACTATGAAAGTGCGATCGCAGTTGTAGCCGCAGCAGCAGATTACCTGTCAGAAGCTTTTAGTTAA
- a CDS encoding P-loop NTPase fold protein gives MLLDLERFYQACNPSRPLMIENAADRLYYIDFASVRGGKIIEALLRTISKISPNTPTCQLFTGHLGCGKSTELLRLKAELEEQKFHVVYFESTRVLEMADVDVTDILLAVAGQVSESLEAMKISLKPRYFAKLFTEIVDFLQTPIDLGVEAELSVGIAKITAKTKESPQLRRRLRDYLEPRTENILLSINQELLERANTELKAKGKKGLVVIVDNLDRVSSFRPIPSGKSLPEYLFIERGEQLRKLNCHLVYTIPLSLTFSNDSAELQHRLGGGVAPKVLPMIPVLLRSGEIYREGLELMQQMVLARAFPDILSSNRLNLITEVFDSQETLDRLCLISGGHVRDLLGLLFDCLREQDPPFDRECLELVIQRQRDYRANAIDPHEWELIFQVMREQRVKGDTEYHALLRSLFVFEYRDRQGAWFGVNPVLAETQKFKSWLNETHQ, from the coding sequence ATGCTCCTAGATTTAGAAAGATTTTATCAGGCTTGTAATCCGAGCAGACCATTAATGATTGAAAATGCTGCGGATCGCCTGTACTATATTGATTTTGCCTCGGTACGGGGAGGTAAAATTATTGAAGCTTTGCTACGAACTATTAGTAAAATTTCTCCGAATACACCCACCTGCCAATTATTCACCGGACACTTAGGTTGTGGGAAATCTACGGAGTTGTTACGGTTGAAAGCAGAGTTAGAGGAGCAGAAGTTTCATGTAGTATATTTTGAATCTACTCGTGTGCTAGAAATGGCGGATGTGGATGTGACTGATATTCTCTTGGCTGTTGCTGGTCAAGTGAGTGAAAGTCTAGAAGCGATGAAAATCAGCCTCAAACCTCGCTACTTTGCTAAATTGTTTACTGAAATAGTGGATTTTTTGCAAACACCGATAGATTTGGGGGTAGAAGCTGAATTATCGGTAGGAATTGCCAAAATTACTGCTAAAACCAAAGAAAGTCCACAGTTACGACGGCGGTTAAGAGACTACCTAGAACCACGCACAGAAAATATTTTACTCTCAATTAATCAAGAATTGCTAGAACGTGCCAATACTGAACTCAAAGCCAAGGGTAAAAAAGGTTTGGTAGTAATTGTTGATAATTTAGATCGAGTATCATCATTCCGACCGATACCATCTGGAAAATCTCTTCCAGAATACTTGTTTATTGAACGGGGTGAGCAGTTACGTAAACTTAATTGTCATCTTGTTTACACTATTCCTTTGTCCTTAACTTTCTCCAACGATAGCGCTGAATTACAACATCGTTTAGGTGGTGGAGTTGCACCAAAAGTCTTACCAATGATACCTGTGTTACTGCGTTCAGGGGAAATTTACAGAGAAGGATTAGAATTAATGCAGCAAATGGTATTAGCTAGAGCCTTTCCTGACATTTTGTCAAGCAATCGCTTAAACTTAATTACAGAAGTGTTTGATAGCCAGGAAACATTAGACCGTTTGTGTCTCATTAGTGGTGGTCATGTACGTGACTTATTAGGACTACTGTTTGACTGTCTGCGGGAACAAGACCCACCATTTGACCGGGAATGTTTGGAATTAGTCATCCAAAGACAAAGAGATTATCGCGCTAACGCTATTGACCCCCATGAGTGGGAACTAATCTTTCAAGTGATGCGCGAGCAAAGAGTAAAAGGTGACACAGAATACCATGCATTATTACGCAGTTTGTTCGTTTTTGAATATCGCGATCGCCAGGGAGCTTGGTTTGGTGTTAACCCAGTCTTAGCAGAAACCCAAAAATTTAAATCATGGTTGAACGAAACACATCAATAG
- a CDS encoding eIF2A-related protein encodes MVERNTSIDINSANDRSLRSLARAISLSQGQFSVVLVCCNYGILRDLILQRLSEIDGSFNKIQKVVLTQNSLSLYSTIHLQQQINQPTALIVLGLESVEGLDELLISINQIRDEFRKRHPFPMVIWVNDEVLQKVVKLAPDFASWAATPIRFEMTSIALLEFLTQETNSLFAKALHRDNTQNQQIQKYDTTIEQVWMRSYELQVAIKDLENRGIGLEAQLNASLQFVFGLDDYVSDRINSALNHFRQSLLFWYQNQDTEEKEQITREWEKGRIIEWDNLSPSPQIPISPSPHLLKQGVLLLYIGLCHCRLTEQNQTTSHHHLQAAENYFQQCLHTFEVAGRTDLVAEFIGQLADVLQSLQAWSELQIVAEKSLELHQNYGSQIQLASDYGILAQVALQQSRWMQASILAHIALLKLGEAQKHRHLQPCLFPLLLAQIYYLTLAKAQQQLGEQKVAQEYLDKATTELPASLESSEHQYDAHRYIRLLRTLRSLYFEAGCYLQAYLIRQKRRSVEQQYGFRAFIGAGRLQPQRKVTNPALMSASGNSSVALEIAASGREGDIDNLIGRLSRADYKLIVIHGPSGVGKSSTVTAGLIPALQNRAIGDQNAIPVVLQIYTDWVRELGKSLTAAMLQHQETNIASGITPNLIPLNSINGILQQLRENADHHLITVLIFDQFEEFFFGHTDRYQKQEFDRFISDCLNISFVKVILSLREDYLHRLLDFQHLVSLEAINHNILDKNIRYQLNNFSPEYAKVIIHKLTERSQLHLEPALIDAVVQDLSAELGEVRPIELQVVGAQLQDERITSLSQYQPYRPNKLIERYIKELIKECGTENERAALIVLYLLTDESNQRPFKTQAELSAELSELEDSSQLELILSILVSSGLVVLFPDIPERYQLIHDYLVDLIRYLQQQESSLQAQLNQLRYKVENSQQEIERLKSELRQKKQQATLVDTQRQQGVDLLTELRELRKREELSQLEIEHLRGELKEKALIAQLAESQEKQRLSEARLNRTLKIALTASVVAIFGLTISVITAIDSEIKTLSTSSEALFASQKGLDALKDSLKAGKKLQQTIWVSSSTREQVLTALYQAVYGVKERNRLEGHLSGVNNATFSPDNSLIASASADYTINLWLPNGSFVRTLSGHEDVVNSVNFSPDSQTIISASQDKTVKLWNQEGKLLNTLIGHKSVVNSANFSPDGQIIASASTDKTVKLWSAEGKFIQNLTGHNGAVLAVAWSLDGQIIASASADKTIKLWSREGKFLKTLIGHEDAVKSLAWSSDSQILASGSLDLDKTIKLWSREGNLRKTLSGHTSGVTSVSFSHDGQTIASASTDETVKLWSLDGVLLGTIRGHNNWVNSVNFSPDGGTLISAGRDKTIKIWRWDDVLLRNGKTDIDWVTSISFSPDGRILAAASRDRTVKLWSRNRQLIRTLTGHQGSVWGVAWSPDGQNIASASKDTKVKLWSREGLLINTLHGHKDTVLAVAWSPNGQNIASASKDATVKLWSREGKLITTLLGHGSAVNWVSFSPDGKLLASASDDNLVKIWRNDGKFLYDLTGHTRRVNGVAWSPDGQTIASVSIDSTVRLWNRDGSLLRALPGNGDSFISVIFSPDGKTLAVSSDDKIRLWSRNGTLLIALKSDQQELTSLSFSPDGKTLAAGSGNGTVILRSLSDMKLDVLLKRGCGLIQDYLQNNSKVMESDRIRGVSTTAETLNRNRSLCSR; translated from the coding sequence ATGGTTGAACGAAACACATCAATAGATATCAACAGTGCTAATGATCGTTCTTTACGCAGTTTAGCCAGGGCAATTTCACTTTCTCAAGGTCAATTTTCTGTTGTATTGGTGTGTTGTAATTATGGAATTTTGCGGGATTTAATACTGCAAAGACTTTCAGAAATAGACGGTAGTTTTAATAAAATCCAAAAGGTGGTTTTAACCCAAAACTCCCTCAGCCTATATTCGACTATTCATTTACAGCAACAAATTAATCAACCTACAGCATTAATAGTTTTGGGTTTAGAGTCAGTAGAGGGACTTGATGAACTGCTAATTTCTATTAATCAAATTCGTGATGAATTTCGTAAACGCCACCCGTTTCCAATGGTAATATGGGTGAATGATGAAGTTTTACAAAAAGTAGTAAAATTAGCTCCAGATTTTGCTAGTTGGGCAGCAACACCAATTAGATTTGAAATGACTTCTATAGCGTTGCTAGAATTTCTGACACAGGAAACAAACTCTTTATTTGCTAAAGCTTTACATAGAGATAATACCCAAAACCAGCAAATACAAAAGTATGATACTACCATAGAACAAGTATGGATGCGGAGCTATGAACTGCAAGTTGCCATTAAAGATTTAGAAAATCGTGGGATTGGGTTGGAAGCCCAATTAAATGCTAGTTTACAATTCGTTTTTGGTTTAGATGATTATGTCAGTGACCGCATAAATTCAGCTTTAAACCATTTTCGACAAAGCTTATTATTTTGGTATCAAAATCAGGACACAGAGGAAAAAGAACAAATTACCAGAGAATGGGAAAAAGGCAGAATTATCGAATGGGATAATCTTTCTCCTTCACCTCAGATCCCTATTTCCCCATCTCCTCATCTTCTCAAACAAGGCGTTTTATTGCTTTACATCGGTCTATGTCATTGTCGCCTCACGGAACAAAATCAAACAACAAGTCACCACCACTTACAAGCAGCAGAAAATTATTTTCAACAGTGCTTACATACTTTTGAAGTAGCTGGACGTACAGATTTAGTTGCTGAATTTATTGGACAACTTGCGGATGTTTTACAAAGTTTACAAGCATGGTCTGAATTACAAATTGTTGCCGAAAAATCTCTAGAATTACACCAAAATTATGGCAGTCAAATTCAACTAGCTAGTGACTATGGTATTTTAGCCCAGGTCGCTTTACAACAGTCACGCTGGATGCAAGCAAGCATTTTAGCACACATAGCATTATTGAAATTAGGGGAAGCTCAAAAGCATCGTCACCTCCAACCTTGTTTATTTCCTTTGCTGTTGGCACAAATTTATTATTTAACCTTAGCCAAAGCACAGCAACAACTAGGTGAGCAAAAAGTAGCCCAGGAATACTTAGATAAGGCAACAACAGAACTACCAGCATCTTTAGAAAGCAGTGAACACCAATATGATGCCCATCGTTATATTCGCTTATTGCGGACATTGCGATCGCTCTATTTTGAAGCTGGTTGCTATCTCCAAGCCTATCTAATTAGACAAAAACGCCGTTCCGTTGAACAACAGTACGGTTTTCGTGCCTTTATCGGTGCTGGACGTTTACAACCCCAAAGGAAAGTTACTAACCCCGCTTTGATGTCTGCGTCGGGAAATAGCAGTGTAGCTTTAGAAATAGCCGCTTCCGGTCGAGAAGGTGATATTGATAACTTAATTGGCAGACTTAGCCGTGCTGACTACAAGCTGATAGTAATTCATGGACCTTCCGGTGTAGGTAAAAGTTCTACCGTCACCGCTGGTTTAATTCCCGCATTGCAAAATCGTGCCATAGGTGATCAAAATGCCATTCCAGTTGTCCTCCAAATTTATACCGATTGGGTGCGAGAATTAGGCAAATCTTTAACCGCAGCAATGCTGCAACATCAAGAAACAAACATTGCATCAGGAATCACCCCTAATTTAATCCCCCTCAACAGCATTAATGGTATATTACAACAACTCAGAGAAAATGCCGATCATCATCTCATTACAGTTTTAATTTTCGACCAATTTGAAGAATTTTTCTTCGGTCATACTGATCGCTATCAAAAACAAGAATTTGATAGATTTATCAGTGACTGTTTAAATATATCTTTCGTAAAAGTGATTTTATCTTTGCGAGAAGATTATTTACACCGATTACTAGATTTTCAACATCTAGTCTCACTAGAAGCAATTAATCATAATATTCTTGACAAAAATATCCGCTATCAATTAAATAACTTTTCTCCTGAATACGCCAAAGTAATTATTCATAAATTAACCGAACGTTCCCAACTACATTTAGAACCGGCTTTAATTGATGCTGTTGTTCAAGATTTATCAGCAGAATTGGGAGAAGTCCGCCCCATTGAATTGCAAGTAGTCGGAGCACAACTTCAAGATGAACGCATCACTAGTCTTTCTCAATATCAGCCTTATAGACCAAATAAACTCATTGAAAGATATATCAAAGAATTAATTAAAGAATGCGGCACAGAAAATGAACGGGCTGCTTTAATAGTTTTATATTTATTAACAGATGAAAGTAATCAAAGACCATTTAAAACCCAGGCAGAATTATCAGCAGAATTATCAGAATTAGAAGATTCTAGTCAATTAGAATTAATTCTATCTATTTTAGTCAGTTCTGGGTTAGTCGTATTATTTCCCGACATTCCCGAACGCTATCAACTTATTCATGATTATTTAGTAGATTTAATTCGCTACCTGCAACAACAAGAATCAAGCTTACAAGCACAACTCAATCAATTACGTTATAAAGTCGAAAATAGTCAACAAGAAATTGAACGTCTTAAAAGTGAACTGAGACAAAAAAAACAGCAAGCTACATTAGTCGATACCCAACGCCAACAAGGAGTAGATTTATTAACAGAACTCCGAGAACTACGCAAGCGAGAAGAATTAAGTCAATTAGAAATTGAACATCTGCGTGGAGAACTCAAAGAAAAAGCATTAATCGCACAACTAGCAGAAAGTCAAGAAAAACAACGACTAAGTGAAGCACGATTAAATCGGACATTAAAAATTGCTCTGACGGCTTCCGTTGTCGCTATATTTGGTTTAACTATTTCTGTAATTACTGCCATAGATAGTGAAATTAAAACTCTCAGTACTTCTAGCGAGGCCTTGTTTGCTTCTCAAAAAGGTCTTGATGCACTCAAAGACAGTTTAAAAGCCGGGAAAAAATTGCAACAGACAATCTGGGTAAGTTCTTCTACCAGAGAACAAGTACTAACAGCTTTATACCAAGCGGTTTATGGAGTCAAAGAACGTAACCGCTTAGAAGGTCATTTATCTGGAGTTAATAACGCCACATTTAGCCCGGATAACTCCTTAATTGCTTCAGCTAGTGCAGATTACACAATTAACCTCTGGCTTCCTAATGGTAGTTTTGTCAGAACTTTATCAGGACATGAAGATGTGGTCAATAGTGTTAATTTTAGTCCTGATAGTCAAACTATTATTTCTGCAAGTCAGGACAAAACAGTAAAATTGTGGAACCAAGAAGGTAAGCTATTGAACACTTTAATTGGTCATAAATCTGTAGTCAATAGCGCTAATTTTAGCCCTGATGGTCAAATAATAGCTTCGGCAAGTACAGATAAAACTGTTAAATTATGGAGTGCTGAGGGTAAATTTATCCAAAATTTGACAGGTCATAATGGTGCGGTTTTGGCTGTGGCTTGGTCACTGGATGGTCAAATAATTGCTTCAGCTAGTGCTGATAAAACTATCAAATTGTGGAGTCGGGAAGGTAAATTTCTCAAAACTTTGATAGGTCATGAAGATGCGGTTAAAAGTCTAGCTTGGTCATCTGATAGTCAAATTCTTGCCTCTGGTAGTTTGGATTTAGACAAAACTATTAAATTGTGGAGTCGAGAAGGAAATTTACGGAAAACTCTCTCAGGTCATACTTCTGGCGTTACCAGCGTTAGTTTTAGCCATGATGGTCAAACGATCGCATCTGCTAGTACCGACGAAACAGTGAAACTCTGGAGTTTGGATGGTGTATTGCTGGGAACTATCAGAGGACATAATAATTGGGTGAATAGCGTTAATTTTAGCCCTGATGGTGGTACTTTAATTTCTGCGGGGAGGGATAAAACGATTAAAATATGGCGTTGGGATGATGTGCTGTTGCGAAATGGCAAAACTGATATTGATTGGGTGACTAGTATTAGTTTTAGTCCTGATGGCCGCATTTTGGCGGCAGCTAGTCGAGATAGAACCGTTAAACTTTGGAGTCGGAATCGTCAATTAATCAGAACATTAACAGGACATCAAGGCTCGGTTTGGGGTGTAGCTTGGTCGCCGGATGGTCAGAATATTGCTTCTGCTAGTAAGGATACGAAAGTTAAGCTTTGGAGTCGGGAAGGGCTATTAATTAATACTTTGCACGGCCATAAAGATACTGTTTTAGCTGTAGCTTGGTCGCCGAATGGTCAGAATATTGCCTCTGCTAGTAAAGATGCTACGGTTAAGCTTTGGAGTCGGGAAGGTAAATTGATCACAACCTTGTTGGGTCATGGCAGTGCGGTCAATTGGGTCAGTTTCAGCCCTGATGGTAAGTTGTTAGCGTCAGCGAGTGATGATAATTTAGTCAAGATTTGGAGAAATGATGGTAAATTTCTCTACGACTTAACTGGCCACACCCGACGGGTAAATGGTGTGGCTTGGTCGCCGGATGGTCAGACTATCGCCTCTGTTAGTATTGATAGTACGGTAAGGCTTTGGAATCGGGATGGTAGTTTACTAAGGGCGTTGCCAGGTAATGGTGATAGTTTTATCAGTGTTATTTTTAGTCCAGACGGTAAAACCTTGGCTGTTAGTAGTGATGATAAGATCAGGCTTTGGAGCCGAAACGGAACTTTGCTGATAGCTTTAAAGAGTGATCAGCAGGAGTTAACTAGTCTGAGTTTTAGTCCTGACGGTAAGACTCTGGCTGCTGGTAGCGGTAATGGAACTGTAATTTTACGCAGCTTATCAGATATGAAGTTAGATGTTTTATTAAAACGTGGCTGTGGATTAATACAAGATTATTTGCAGAATAATTCTAAGGTTATGGAGAGCGATCGCATTCGCGGAGTGTCTACCACAGCAGAAACCCTTAACAGGAATCGCTCTTTGTGCAGTCGCTAA